A window from Cryptomeria japonica chromosome 1, Sugi_1.0, whole genome shotgun sequence encodes these proteins:
- the LOC131072011 gene encoding CMP-sialic acid transporter 2 gives MVFPKKLLSSYRNPLLLESGETTSTNHNLGKSSFRSSELANSAPTDYLEFPCPSGNNHQNLIVLLLLIEIQRSAYILLCIGCTTAELTSFSDHVLQTPLQGWMMAIVMALLSGFAGVYTELIIKKRPLRNINVQNFWLYNFGMIFNVGAMLTQDHDDIMNKGFFHGYSLITVCTIINHALSGIAVSMAMKYANNIVKVYSTSVVMLLTTFISMILFRFHLTLPFVLGSMVVSVSFYLHSKGKAPR, from the exons ATGGTTTTCCCTAAAAAACTTCTCTCTTCTTATAGGAATCCATTGCTTCTAGAATCTGGTGAAACAACCTCAACAAACCATAATCTGGGAAAATCTAGTTTTAGATCTTCCGAACTTGCTAATTCTGCTCCTACTGACTACTTAGAATTTCCATGTCCATCTGGAAATAACCATCAAAATCTCATAGTACTACTCTT ATTAATAGAGATTCAACGGTCAGCTTATATTCTATTATGTATTGGATGCACAACCGCAGAGCTAACTTCATT TTCTGATCATGTTTTACAGACCCCGCTTCAGGGCTGGATGATGGCTATT GTGATGGCACTATTGAGTGGCTTTGCTGGTGTTTACACTGAG CTGATCATTAAAAAGCGACCTTTAAGGAATATCAATGTGCAAAATTTCTGGCTGTATAACTTTGGCATGATTTTCAATGTTGGAGCTATGCTTACACAGGATCATGACGATATTATGAACAA GGGATTTTTCCATGGTTATTCACTCATCACAGTATGCACGATTATCAACCATGCTCTTAG TGGGATTGCAGTATCTATGGCAATGAAATATGCAAATAATATTGTCAAG GTTTACTCCACTTCCGTTGTAATGCTTCTTACAACATTTATATCAATGATTCTTTTTAGGTTTCACTTGACTCTTCCTTTTGTCCTCGGTTCAAT GGTTGTGTCTGTATCTTTTTATTTGCATTCTAAGGGAAAGGCACCAAGGTAA